From Brassica oleracea var. oleracea cultivar TO1000 chromosome C3, BOL, whole genome shotgun sequence, a single genomic window includes:
- the LOC106332733 gene encoding uncharacterized protein LOC106332733: MMIKRIELCIELTKMGMEFVAVVAEAVQIVWRQHLNHRTALPPLPLLRQGISPSYHAPYLFGFLP; the protein is encoded by the coding sequence ATGATGATAAAAAGGATAGAGCTGTGTATAGAGCTTACGAAGATGGGAATGGAGTTCGTCGCAGTGGTGGCTGAAGCCGTCCAGATTGTCTGGCGGCAACACCTCAACCATCGTACTGCTCTGCCTCCTCTTCCTCTCCTCCGCCAAGGCATCTCCCCTTCTTATCATGCTCCATATCTCTTTGGATTTCTCCCTTGA